From uncultured Pseudodesulfovibrio sp.:
TGAAAACGCAACCAGCGGTTCTGGCCGTGACCGGTTGAGTGGCTTTTTTCTTTTCGTAGTTGTCCTGCATGGTTTTGCGTACTTTTTTGGGATCAACTTCGCACAAGGCCATTTCTACTTCCCAGATCAGGCATTTGCCCATAGCAATGCCGGGGGAGAAGTGGCGATAGGAAAATTCACATTGGTCACGGTCCAGCCAGATCAATCCCTGACCTGGTGCCCACAGCCTGACACGGGTTACGAGGTCACCTATTTCCGTGCCATAGGAACCTGCATTCATGGCGACGCACCCTCCGACGGAGCCGGGGATGCCGGTGAGTCCTTCAAGACCGGACAAGCCTGCCATCTGTGCCCATCCGAGCAGTCCGGGCAGGCGTTGACCTGCGCCGCAACGGACAATGAGAGTGCTGTCATCCTTTTCCACTCGTTCGGGACCCGGAGGCGTTTCTGTCCGAATAAGTGCCACGTCGAGTTGACCATCTTGTGCCAACAGGTTGGATCCTTCGCCGATAACGAAGGGGCGCAGGGTTTCTTTCAGAAGGAAATCGGACAGGGCATCAAGGTCCTGTTTGTCGCGCACCACGACTTCCACTTCGGCGGTTCCGCCAAGGCGTAAGCTCGTTCGCTCGGAAAGCGACGGATTGGATATGAATTCAAGGCCCATATGTGCCCCCCTATTCCTCGTTGTCGTTCGGTTCGTCGTCCTGGTTGAGCCAGTTCTCACCGATGCGCCAGATGGAACCTGCTCCTTGTGTCATGAACAGGTCGCCGGGTTTGAGTGTGTCTTTGAGTCGTTTTTCAATGGAATCGAAATCCGGGAAAAACTGCACCTTGGTTTCAGAAACCTGTTTGATTCCCTGAGCCAGAGAAAGACCGGAGACGCCGGGAATGGGCGATTCCGATGCCGGATAAATTTCCGTGAGCAGGAGCAGGTCCGCGTCAGTGAATGCTTTGCAAAATTCGCCGAATAGAGCCTGTGTCCGTGAAAAACGGTGCGGCTGAAAGGCTACAACCAACCGCCGATCAGGATAGCACTCCTTGGCGGTTTTGAGGTTGGCCTGAATCTCAGCCGGGTGATGGCCATAGTCATCCACGACCATGACGCCTTTATGTTCACCTTTGCGGTCAAAACGACGGCCCACGCCGCCAAAGTTGGCAAGGCCGGCGATGATGTCCTCTTTTTTCAGTCCCGCTTCAAGGGCCACGCCGATGCAGGCCAGAGAGTTTAACACGTTGTGAGTGCCGGGCTGGGCCACGGTGACTTCACCCCATTCTTCGCCGTCCAGATAGACTTTGAACAAAGAGCGCAGGTGAGAGCTGAGGATTTCACCGCGCAGGCGATTCTGCGGTCCGATTCCGTAGGTCAGATATGGGCGTTTGATCAGAGGCAGCAATCGCTGTACCCCTTCGTCATCGCCGCAAACCACGTTCATGCCGTAGAAGGGGATGGAGTTCATGAATCGGATGAATGACAGGTCAATGGCATCCTGATTGTCGTAGAAATCCATGTGGTCCTTGTCCACGTTTGTCACCACGGTGATGATCGGGGACAGACGCAGGAACGAACCATCAGACTCATCAGCTTCGGCAATGAGGTAATCGCCGTCGCCGAGTCGTGCGTTGGCGCCGTACGTATTCAGCTTGCCGCCGATGATGACGGTGGGATCAAGACCTGCTTCCGTGAAAATTGTTGCCATGAGTGAAGTGGTCGTGGTTTTTCCATGGGTTCCGGCAACGGCGATGCCAGTGCGTAACCGCATGAGTTCGGCCAGCATTTCGGCACGGGGGATGATGGGGATACCGCGTTCACGGGCTTCCACCAGTTCCGGGTTTTTGGAAGGGATGGCCGTGGACTTGATGAGCACATCAGCGTTGCCCACGTTGTCCGCGCCATGGCCGATGAAAACCGTGGCTCCGAGTTTTTCCAGTCGTCTGACTGCCGCCGAGGCGGACAGATCCGAGCCAGTGATTTCGAATCCCATGTTGATGAGAACTTCTGCGATGCCGTTCATGCCAGAGCCGCCGATGCCCACCATATGAATGGTGTTCACGCGAGCGCGCATTGCCGGGCAAGCTTCGCCGCCGATAGTCAGGTATGGTCCTTGTGCTGCCATAACTATACTCCTACGCCGTCAGGGCTTCCAACCCTGACGCTATATCCGCGGCCGCTTTCACCTTGGCGAAATCGCGTGCCGCTGTTTCCATGTCGGTCAACTGCTCGGGGGTGTTGAGCAAATCCAGTGTGGCGGTCGCCAACGATTCCCCAGTCAGTTCCGACTGGGGGAGCAACCGGGCCGCGCCGATGTCCGACATGGCTTTGGCGTTCATTGTCTGATGGTTGTGGGTGGCTTGGGGGAAAGGCACGAAAATGGCCGGAACCCCTGCCGCCGCGATTTCGAAGACCGTTGTTGCGCCGGATCGGCAAATTGCCAGATCACAGAGTGCATATTCGGTCCCCATGTCCTCGATAAATTCGTGCACCTGTGCAGGATCGGATCCTGCAGTTTCATAGGAGGCGCGAACTCTGTTGAAGTCCATTTTGCCTGCCTGATGCACCAAAGTGACACCTGCCTCCATGAGCGAGGGGAGTGCCTTGATAACGGCATCATTGATGGGCCGTGCGCCCTGACTGCCTCCGAGTACGAGAACCCGTTTGCCTTCAGGTCTGGTTCTGCGCTTGGATGCCGCTTTGATGATGTCGAGTCGCACCGGATTGCCGGTGAGATACGTTTTGTGCGTCGGGAACACCCGCAGGGCGTCCGGAAAGCTTAAGAAAATTCGTTTGACCATTTTGCCCAGCACCTTGTTGGCCATGCCGGGAACGGAATTTTGTTCGTGGATAGCCGTGGGGATACCGAGAATCTTAGCTGCAACAACGGGGCAGAAGCCTGCATAACCGCCGAAACCGATAACTGCGTCCGGCTTGAATCCCCAGACTGCGGCGACGGCTTTGGGCAGGCCAGTGCCGAGCCAGCCAAGGCCGGAAAGGAGACCGGGGATACCTCGTCCCATAATGCCTGAGGCTGGAAGTTCCAGAAAACGGAGACCATGCTTGCGTGCCATGTCGCCTTCCGGGCCGGGACCGCCCATGAACATGATTTCAACACCCTTGTTGCGCAAGGTGAGTTCTGTGGCAACGGCCAAAGCCGGGAAGATGTGGCCGCCTGTGCCGCCTGTGGTGAGAACAACTCTGTTGAGCGTCATGCTTTTACCCTCCGGGAGAGATTCAGCAGGATACCTGCGCAGATGAAGGAGACAGTCAGACTGGAACCGCCATAGCTGATAAATGGCATGGCAACGCCCTTGGGTGGGACTGTGCCCAGTACGACCGCAAGGTTCAGGATCATGCCGAGGGCCAGAATACAGGTCACACCGAATGCGGTGAATCTGTCTTGCAGGTCTTCCACCTTGAGCGTCACACGGAAGGCTCTGATAAGGAAAAATCCAATGGCGATAAAGAAAAGGGACATACCGACAAAACCGAGTTCTTCACCGACAACAGCCATGATGAAATCGTTGTGTGCTTCGGGCAAAAAGAACAGTTTGCGCTGGCCTGCGCCGATGCCTGTGCCGAAAATTTTGCCGGAACCGAAAGCGTACAGGGATTGCACCAGTTGGTAGCCTTCATTCTGTGCCGAGGCGAACGGATCGAGAAAGGCAGTCCACCGTTTGAAGCGATATGGGGAGGACGAAATGAGCAACCATCCCGCACCACCTGCGAAAATGAGCGAGATAAACAGGTAGCTGAACCGGGTGCCGCCCACCAGACACATGAAAAAGAGCAGGCCGGACATGACCACGGCACCACCGAAATCGGGTTGCAGTAACAACAGTCCGCACAGGAAGCCGGTTACGAGGAAAGGCGGTAAAAAGCCGACTGAGAAGGTGCGGACCATGTCCTGTTTTCGAGCGAAAAAGTAGGCGAGGTACAGTACCAGCGCAACCTTGGCATATTCCAGAGGCTGAAGATTGACCGGTCCCAGATTGATCCATCGACTGGCTCCGTTGACTGAGACACCGAGTGGCGAGATACATAACCCGAGCAGTGTAATGGCAATGCCGACCCATATATAAGTCATGGAGTAGAGTACTCGCCGGGGAATCTGCATGCAGCAGAACATGGCAGCGAGGCCCACGCCTGTGAACATGAGCTGCCGTTTGAAGAAGAAATATTTATCGCCATAGACCCGTTCGGCCATGATGCCGGATGAGGACAGGACCATGATGAGGCCGAAGCCGCCGAGAATCATGGTGGCAGTGAGCAGCCACGGATCAATGCGCCCTCTGGCGGTTCCGTTTTTCTTGGCGTTGAGGCGGTTAGTCATCAAGACCTCCCACAACACGCTTGAAGTCTGCACCGCGTTGGGCCATGCCGTTGTATTGATCAAAGCTGGCCGTGGCAGGGGAAAGCAGGATGACGTCGCCAGCATCGGCTTTGGCAGCCTGCCGTTTGATCGCCTTCTCCAACGTTTCATCCCATGTCACAGGGAACGATTTGGACAGTTCTGGCTCCAGTTCTTCTCTGGCTCCGCCGAACAGACCTACATGAACAACCGAACCTTTAATGCCCTTGGCAAAAGCGACCACATCGCCTCCTTTCCAAACACCGCCCATGAGAATGCGGACCGGACGATCGAAAGAGCGGACTGCGGCCAAAGCTGCTTCCAGTGTGGTGGCTTTGGAATCGTTGACGTACAGGACGCCCTTTTTTTCACCAACAGGTTCGATGCGGTGGGCCAGTGACTTGAAATTGAGGATGGTTTTGGCAGCTTGTTCTTTGGTTACGCCGAACTGTTTCACTGCCTGCCACGCGGCTTCCACATTGGAACGGTTGTGTTCTCCGGGAAGATGAGGGGCGTCGAAACGGTCTGTTGCGTCGAACCATTCGACATGAGCGTTGGTGAAGGGATGGTCCTTCATAACGTCACGTAGGGATTCATGCATGAGGGCAATGTCTTCGCCGGTCATTCGGTTGAACAGCGTCAACTTGGCCTCAAGGTATTCTTCCATGTCTTCATGGTAGTCGAGGTGGTTGGCTGCGAAATTCAGGAATACACCGACATGTGGTTTGAACAGGCGGCAATTCTGGAGCTGGAAGCTGGAGACTTCAAGCACGATGATCTCGGCGGGTTCCATGTCCAACAGATACTCGCACAGAGGAACGCCGATGTTACCACCCGTGAAGACCGTGCGGCCAGCCTGTTCCAGAATGTCGGAAATGAGTGTGGTGGTCGTGGTCTTGCCGTTGGAGCCGGTGACGGCCAACATGGGGGCCTCGATGAACCATGAAGCAAATTCCAGTTCGGAGACCATTGTACGCGGAGCAATCCCTTCCAGTACCGGAGCAAGTTTCTTTACTGGCACACCCGGGGAGAATACGATGATATCCGCGTCTGAAAAATGCTTTTTTTCATGAGGTCCAGTGACCAGTTCCACTTTCCCTTTGAGTTCACCCAGAGTGTCTTCGGTCACATCTTCGCTTCTGTCCACCACGCGCACGTTGGCACCCAACACGTCGAGAAGACGGGCTGCGGCCAGACCTGATTTGCCCACGCCAACCACTACGGCCTGCTTGCCGGAGAGGATGTGTTGGTCGATGAAGTTGCGGACGATACGATTCACGATGATGCCTCGATTACCTCAGTTTGAGTGTGGAAAGGGCCATGAGGGCCATGAGTATGGACAGAATCCAGAATCGGACAATGATCTTGGATTCAGGGATGCCTTTGAGCTCGAAATGATGATGGAGCGGGGCCATTTTGAAGATACGCTTGCCGCCTGTCAGTTTGAAATATC
This genomic window contains:
- the murB gene encoding UDP-N-acetylmuramate dehydrogenase → MGLEFISNPSLSERTSLRLGGTAEVEVVVRDKQDLDALSDFLLKETLRPFVIGEGSNLLAQDGQLDVALIRTETPPGPERVEKDDSTLIVRCGAGQRLPGLLGWAQMAGLSGLEGLTGIPGSVGGCVAMNAGSYGTEIGDLVTRVRLWAPGQGLIWLDRDQCEFSYRHFSPGIAMGKCLIWEVEMALCEVDPKKVRKTMQDNYEKKKATQPVTARTAGCVFKNPEGQSAGLLLDKAGMKGTRLGDMLFSDIHANFLVNKGKGTSDAALELIEMGRAAVKEQFDVNLEMEVIIL
- the murC gene encoding UDP-N-acetylmuramate--L-alanine ligase; its protein translation is MRARVNTIHMVGIGGSGMNGIAEVLINMGFEITGSDLSASAAVRRLEKLGATVFIGHGADNVGNADVLIKSTAIPSKNPELVEARERGIPIIPRAEMLAELMRLRTGIAVAGTHGKTTTTSLMATIFTEAGLDPTVIIGGKLNTYGANARLGDGDYLIAEADESDGSFLRLSPIITVVTNVDKDHMDFYDNQDAIDLSFIRFMNSIPFYGMNVVCGDDEGVQRLLPLIKRPYLTYGIGPQNRLRGEILSSHLRSLFKVYLDGEEWGEVTVAQPGTHNVLNSLACIGVALEAGLKKEDIIAGLANFGGVGRRFDRKGEHKGVMVVDDYGHHPAEIQANLKTAKECYPDRRLVVAFQPHRFSRTQALFGEFCKAFTDADLLLLTEIYPASESPIPGVSGLSLAQGIKQVSETKVQFFPDFDSIEKRLKDTLKPGDLFMTQGAGSIWRIGENWLNQDDEPNDNEE
- the murG gene encoding undecaprenyldiphospho-muramoylpentapeptide beta-N-acetylglucosaminyltransferase, encoding MTLNRVVLTTGGTGGHIFPALAVATELTLRNKGVEIMFMGGPGPEGDMARKHGLRFLELPASGIMGRGIPGLLSGLGWLGTGLPKAVAAVWGFKPDAVIGFGGYAGFCPVVAAKILGIPTAIHEQNSVPGMANKVLGKMVKRIFLSFPDALRVFPTHKTYLTGNPVRLDIIKAASKRRTRPEGKRVLVLGGSQGARPINDAVIKALPSLMEAGVTLVHQAGKMDFNRVRASYETAGSDPAQVHEFIEDMGTEYALCDLAICRSGATTVFEIAAAGVPAIFVPFPQATHNHQTMNAKAMSDIGAARLLPQSELTGESLATATLDLLNTPEQLTDMETAARDFAKVKAAADIASGLEALTA
- the ftsW gene encoding putative lipid II flippase FtsW, with translation MTNRLNAKKNGTARGRIDPWLLTATMILGGFGLIMVLSSSGIMAERVYGDKYFFFKRQLMFTGVGLAAMFCCMQIPRRVLYSMTYIWVGIAITLLGLCISPLGVSVNGASRWINLGPVNLQPLEYAKVALVLYLAYFFARKQDMVRTFSVGFLPPFLVTGFLCGLLLLQPDFGGAVVMSGLLFFMCLVGGTRFSYLFISLIFAGGAGWLLISSSPYRFKRWTAFLDPFASAQNEGYQLVQSLYAFGSGKIFGTGIGAGQRKLFFLPEAHNDFIMAVVGEELGFVGMSLFFIAIGFFLIRAFRVTLKVEDLQDRFTAFGVTCILALGMILNLAVVLGTVPPKGVAMPFISYGGSSLTVSFICAGILLNLSRRVKA
- the murD gene encoding UDP-N-acetylmuramoyl-L-alanine--D-glutamate ligase translates to MNRIVRNFIDQHILSGKQAVVVGVGKSGLAAARLLDVLGANVRVVDRSEDVTEDTLGELKGKVELVTGPHEKKHFSDADIIVFSPGVPVKKLAPVLEGIAPRTMVSELEFASWFIEAPMLAVTGSNGKTTTTTLISDILEQAGRTVFTGGNIGVPLCEYLLDMEPAEIIVLEVSSFQLQNCRLFKPHVGVFLNFAANHLDYHEDMEEYLEAKLTLFNRMTGEDIALMHESLRDVMKDHPFTNAHVEWFDATDRFDAPHLPGEHNRSNVEAAWQAVKQFGVTKEQAAKTILNFKSLAHRIEPVGEKKGVLYVNDSKATTLEAALAAVRSFDRPVRILMGGVWKGGDVVAFAKGIKGSVVHVGLFGGAREELEPELSKSFPVTWDETLEKAIKRQAAKADAGDVILLSPATASFDQYNGMAQRGADFKRVVGGLDD